A window of Castanea sativa cultivar Marrone di Chiusa Pesio chromosome 1, ASM4071231v1 contains these coding sequences:
- the LOC142606071 gene encoding protein REVERSION-TO-ETHYLENE SENSITIVITY1 isoform X1 yields MPFRRLPQMELTVAYDAEHASPTQRIQHEFWPLDEIDPKNAKFPCCLVWTPLPVVSWLAPFIGHVGICREDGAILDFAGSNFVNVDDFSYGAVARYLQLDREQCCFPPTVAGHTCKFGYRHTEYGTSHTWDDALRSSMRYFENKSYNLFTCNCHSFVANCFNRLCYGGSMSWNMINVAALILFKGHWVDSMSILRSFLPFVVVLCLGIVMVGWPFLIGLFSFSLLLLGWFLIGTYCAKNLIEC; encoded by the exons ATGCCATTCAGAAGACTTCCTCAAATGGAGTTAACAGTAGCTTATGATGCTGAACACGCAAGTCCTACACAACGGATTCAGCATGAGTTCTGGCCATTGGATGAAATTGATCCAAAGAATGCAAAGTTTCCATGTTGTTTAGTTTGGACTCCACTACCAGTAGTGTCATGGTTGGCACCCTTCATTGGGCATGTTGGCATTTGCAGGGAGGATGGTGCTATTTTAGATTTTGCAGGATCCAACTTTGTAAATGTTGATGATTTTTCATATGGTGCTGTAGCCAGATATCTCCAGCTTGATAGAGAgcag TGTTGCTTTCCACCAACCGTAGCTGGGCACACATGCAAGTTTGGCTACAGGCATACTGAGTATGGGACATCACACACCTGGGATGATGCACTACGGTCTAGTATGCGTTACTTTGAGAATAAATCCTACAACCTCTTCACATGCAACTGCCACTCATTTGTTGCCAACTGTTTTAATCGGCTCTGTTATGGTGGATCAATGAGTTGGAATATGATAAATGTGGCAGCTCTTATACTATTTAAGGGGCATTGGGTTGATAGCATGTCAATCCTTAGATCATTCCTCCCTTTCGTAGTGGTGCTCTGCCTTGGTATTGTCATGGTCGGGTGGCCATTCTTGATTGGGCtgttttccttctctcttctccttcttGGGTGGTTTTTGATTGGTACTTATTGTGCCAAAAACTTGATAGAGTGCTAG
- the LOC142606071 gene encoding protein REVERSION-TO-ETHYLENE SENSITIVITY1 isoform X2, whose protein sequence is MELTVAYDAEHASPTQRIQHEFWPLDEIDPKNAKFPCCLVWTPLPVVSWLAPFIGHVGICREDGAILDFAGSNFVNVDDFSYGAVARYLQLDREQCCFPPTVAGHTCKFGYRHTEYGTSHTWDDALRSSMRYFENKSYNLFTCNCHSFVANCFNRLCYGGSMSWNMINVAALILFKGHWVDSMSILRSFLPFVVVLCLGIVMVGWPFLIGLFSFSLLLLGWFLIGTYCAKNLIEC, encoded by the exons ATGGAGTTAACAGTAGCTTATGATGCTGAACACGCAAGTCCTACACAACGGATTCAGCATGAGTTCTGGCCATTGGATGAAATTGATCCAAAGAATGCAAAGTTTCCATGTTGTTTAGTTTGGACTCCACTACCAGTAGTGTCATGGTTGGCACCCTTCATTGGGCATGTTGGCATTTGCAGGGAGGATGGTGCTATTTTAGATTTTGCAGGATCCAACTTTGTAAATGTTGATGATTTTTCATATGGTGCTGTAGCCAGATATCTCCAGCTTGATAGAGAgcag TGTTGCTTTCCACCAACCGTAGCTGGGCACACATGCAAGTTTGGCTACAGGCATACTGAGTATGGGACATCACACACCTGGGATGATGCACTACGGTCTAGTATGCGTTACTTTGAGAATAAATCCTACAACCTCTTCACATGCAACTGCCACTCATTTGTTGCCAACTGTTTTAATCGGCTCTGTTATGGTGGATCAATGAGTTGGAATATGATAAATGTGGCAGCTCTTATACTATTTAAGGGGCATTGGGTTGATAGCATGTCAATCCTTAGATCATTCCTCCCTTTCGTAGTGGTGCTCTGCCTTGGTATTGTCATGGTCGGGTGGCCATTCTTGATTGGGCtgttttccttctctcttctccttcttGGGTGGTTTTTGATTGGTACTTATTGTGCCAAAAACTTGATAGAGTGCTAG
- the LOC142606091 gene encoding uncharacterized protein LOC142606091: protein MADKPSRALILYGDGLAPFIQPSHTHLHSLSSKASCGFLTLPNAPSSESEDERVVREFAVLLDAYESYLEKSGNTTRMPTISERFMGMKAAIITNNTSLKSFGAKLGISVLQFDDLITNQQSLEELPAEVVAAELLKLLGFKEGKALDMSEYDVVFVHIGDGEKVISERNKANIANDMEYVNALVGGILQIAQPGSEISSRLHLSLLMSFGDVLEDTDPNLSVLMPKDEKISNLSILFPRQSYTMRGESPRKDVRHHCPILIAQWQYAVTRKDMVEAFSFKDFKEHGGNLVIPADRFLHEVAFKVWKAPKYGA, encoded by the exons atggcGGACAAACCAAGCCGAGCTCTGATATTGTACGGAGATGGGTTGGCACCTTTCATCCAACCATCTCATACCCAtctccactctctctcttccaaagCTTCCTGTGGCTTCTTGACCCTCCCCAATGCCCCTTCCtctg AAAGTGAGGATGAGAGAGTGGTTAGGGAGTTTGCAGTATTGCTGGATGCTTATGAATCTTATCTTGAAAAG AGTGGCAACACCACTAGAATGCCAACCATATCAGAGAG GTTCATGGGAATGAAAGCTGCTATAATCACAAACAATACAAGTTTGAAATCTTTTGGTGCCAAACTTGGCATTTCTGTGTTGCAATTTGATGACTTAATTACAAACCAACAATCTCTTGAGGAATTACCAGCCGAAGTTGTGGCTGCTGAATTGCTAAAGTTGCTCGGGTTTAAAGAAGGGAAGGCACTAGATATGAGTGAATATGATGTGGTGTTTGTGCACATTGGGGATGGTGAAAAGGTAATTAGTGAGAGAAACAAGGCTAATATTGCCAATGACATGGAGTATGTCAATGCTTTGGTTGGTGGTATATTGCAGATAGCCCAACCTGGCTCTGAAATTAGTTCCCGTCTGCATTTGTCCCTCTTGATGAGCTTTGGTGATGTCTTAGAGGACACTGATCCCAACTTGTCAGTTTTGATGCCTAAAGATGAGAAAATCTCTAATCTTTCAATACTCTTCCCTCGTCAAAGTTACACCATGAGAGGAGAGTCTCCACGGAAAGATGTTAG GCACCATTGCCCAATTTTGATTGCTCAATGGCAGTATGCTGTAACCCGCAAGGATATGGTAGAggcattttcttttaaagattttAAGGAG CATGGTGGAAATCTTGTAATACCGGCAGATAGATTTCTGCATGAGGTTGCCTTTAAGGTTTGGAAGGCCCCCAAGTATGGAGCATGA
- the LOC142621931 gene encoding calcineurin B-like protein 1 isoform X1, which yields MALSRQPLRKTNIVNQFISPFIFLPHLPYLSLFTSLPANLYEGSSSLTICELVSVACTPLIAIYECLIFAFKGCFECRPPRLQNCGNRFEEIARLASETIFTVNEVEALYELFKKLSSSIIDDGLIQKEELHLALFKTPSSENLFLDRIFDLFDEKKNGVIEFDEFVLALSVFHPNAPMEEKIDFAFRLYDPKQTGFIEREEVKAMVIVILMESDITLSDDLLEAIMDSTFADADADKDDRINTEEWKDFVLRNPNLLKNMTLPYLKDLSLATVFPSFTFNTRIED from the exons ATGGCGCTAAGCCGTCAACCTTTACGGAAGACAAATATCGTCAATCAATTCATTTCTccctttattttccttcctcaccttccttatctttctctctttacaTCATTACCTGCAAATCTGTACGAG GGATCGAGTTCTTTAACAATATGCGAGCTTGTCAGTGTGGCGTGTACACCGCTTATAGCCATATATGAGTGTCTGATATTCGCTTTCAAGGGTTGCTTCGAGTGCAGGCCACCACGCCTCCAGAACTGCGGGAACCGCTTTGAAGAGATAGCTCGCTTAGCCAGCGAAACCATCT TTACTGTGAATGAAGTTGAGGCATTATACGAGCTGTTTAAGAAGTTGAGTAGTTCAATTATTGACGATGGGTTGATTCAAAAG GAAGAGCTTCATTTAGCACTGTTCAAAACTCCAAGCAGTGAAAATCTCTTTCTGGACAGG atttttgatctttttgatgaaaagaaaaatggtgtCATTGAATTTGACGAATTTGTCCTTGCACTCAGTGTCTTCCATCCCAATGCTCCcatggaagaaaaaattgatt TTGCATTCAGGCTGTATGATCCGAAACAAACTGGGTTTATAGAGCGAGAAGAA GTTAAGGCAATGGTAATTGTCATTTTAATGGAATCTGATATAACATTGTCAGATGATCTTCTTGAGGCTATCATGGACAGT ACATTTGCAGATGCTGATGCTGACAAGGATGATAGAATCAATACCGAGGAGTGGAAGGATTTTGTTCTTAGAAACCCAAACCTCTTGAAGAACATGACACTACCTTATTTGAA GGATCTGAGTCTGGCAACAGTATTTCCAAGTTTCACTTTCAACACAAGGATTGAAGATTGA
- the LOC142621931 gene encoding calcineurin B-like protein 10 isoform X3: MDYSGSSSLTICELVSVACTPLIAIYECLIFAFKGCFECRPPRLQNCGNRFEEIARLASETIFTVNEVEALYELFKKLSSSIIDDGLIQKEELHLALFKTPSSENLFLDRVHGLVFHPNAPMEEKIDFAFRLYDPKQTGFIEREEVKAMVIVILMESDITLSDDLLEAIMDSTFADADADKDDRINTEEWKDFVLRNPNLLKNMTLPYLKDLSLATVFPSFTFNTRIED, encoded by the exons ATGGATTATTCA GGATCGAGTTCTTTAACAATATGCGAGCTTGTCAGTGTGGCGTGTACACCGCTTATAGCCATATATGAGTGTCTGATATTCGCTTTCAAGGGTTGCTTCGAGTGCAGGCCACCACGCCTCCAGAACTGCGGGAACCGCTTTGAAGAGATAGCTCGCTTAGCCAGCGAAACCATCT TTACTGTGAATGAAGTTGAGGCATTATACGAGCTGTTTAAGAAGTTGAGTAGTTCAATTATTGACGATGGGTTGATTCAAAAG GAAGAGCTTCATTTAGCACTGTTCAAAACTCCAAGCAGTGAAAATCTCTTTCTGGACAGGGTACATGGACT TGTCTTCCATCCCAATGCTCCcatggaagaaaaaattgatt TTGCATTCAGGCTGTATGATCCGAAACAAACTGGGTTTATAGAGCGAGAAGAA GTTAAGGCAATGGTAATTGTCATTTTAATGGAATCTGATATAACATTGTCAGATGATCTTCTTGAGGCTATCATGGACAGT ACATTTGCAGATGCTGATGCTGACAAGGATGATAGAATCAATACCGAGGAGTGGAAGGATTTTGTTCTTAGAAACCCAAACCTCTTGAAGAACATGACACTACCTTATTTGAA GGATCTGAGTCTGGCAACAGTATTTCCAAGTTTCACTTTCAACACAAGGATTGAAGATTGA
- the LOC142621931 gene encoding calcineurin B-like protein 10 isoform X2, producing the protein MDYSGSSSLTICELVSVACTPLIAIYECLIFAFKGCFECRPPRLQNCGNRFEEIARLASETIFTVNEVEALYELFKKLSSSIIDDGLIQKEELHLALFKTPSSENLFLDRIFDLFDEKKNGVIEFDEFVLALSVFHPNAPMEEKIDFAFRLYDPKQTGFIEREEVKAMVIVILMESDITLSDDLLEAIMDSTFADADADKDDRINTEEWKDFVLRNPNLLKNMTLPYLKDLSLATVFPSFTFNTRIED; encoded by the exons ATGGATTATTCA GGATCGAGTTCTTTAACAATATGCGAGCTTGTCAGTGTGGCGTGTACACCGCTTATAGCCATATATGAGTGTCTGATATTCGCTTTCAAGGGTTGCTTCGAGTGCAGGCCACCACGCCTCCAGAACTGCGGGAACCGCTTTGAAGAGATAGCTCGCTTAGCCAGCGAAACCATCT TTACTGTGAATGAAGTTGAGGCATTATACGAGCTGTTTAAGAAGTTGAGTAGTTCAATTATTGACGATGGGTTGATTCAAAAG GAAGAGCTTCATTTAGCACTGTTCAAAACTCCAAGCAGTGAAAATCTCTTTCTGGACAGG atttttgatctttttgatgaaaagaaaaatggtgtCATTGAATTTGACGAATTTGTCCTTGCACTCAGTGTCTTCCATCCCAATGCTCCcatggaagaaaaaattgatt TTGCATTCAGGCTGTATGATCCGAAACAAACTGGGTTTATAGAGCGAGAAGAA GTTAAGGCAATGGTAATTGTCATTTTAATGGAATCTGATATAACATTGTCAGATGATCTTCTTGAGGCTATCATGGACAGT ACATTTGCAGATGCTGATGCTGACAAGGATGATAGAATCAATACCGAGGAGTGGAAGGATTTTGTTCTTAGAAACCCAAACCTCTTGAAGAACATGACACTACCTTATTTGAA GGATCTGAGTCTGGCAACAGTATTTCCAAGTTTCACTTTCAACACAAGGATTGAAGATTGA